The DNA window TCAGGGTGTACAATTTCGCTATAAATCATTTAGGCAGCCTCATCCAGATACTGTGTGACATGCCGATCGCCCCATCTCAGAGTGGAGATTGCAGATATAGTGTCAGGGGAGTACTGACTCTTAAAAAAGAGCATGAATTTTATACAAGGTCTTAGCAGTGGCTGTTGAAAACGGGAAAGCGTTGCTCCTTGGAAAAGGGCTGTGTTGAAGGAGCTTATATGTAAAGCCACTGAGTGTTTTCTGAGATCTGAGAAGCAGATCTCCTGCCTCTTGGTTGTACTGCTGTGTGTTGAAAGGCAGCAGAGTTGGAGCTGACAATGAAAAACCACTTTGTGCAGTGTGACAGGGTGCTGTGGGACTCACTACCATGGGATGATGGCGAAGCAGCAAGGCCCTGGATGAGTGAGTATCAGCAATACCAGGTTTGCACAGTTAAGATTCAGGATTCAAGCAGAGGCTGGGCAGTGCTGCATGGTACAGATGGACCATAAGCACCACTGAGCAGACCCAGACAGTAAAATAATGTTTCccgttttcttcttttactagGTTGCAGGAGCAGTGGGACGGTGTGCTAGTGACCTAAAACATCCAGTGTCTGGCCCAACAGTAGATACCGGTCAGCAAGCCAACAAGTTAGAGGAGTCCAAGAAGGAGACTCCGGTTTGCCAGGAGACCAGGGGGTCTGGAAAAAGGACGAACCCCAGGCTGAGGCCTCAGGAGCCACCAAAGCCACCACCAGCAGACCACACACAGCCCCACAAGGAGCATCCTCCCTCTAGGAAACAGTCAGAAGGACATTCCCATACTCTTGAGGGCAGAGAGGCCCAACAAGGACTGTCAAATCAAAATGTCAAGAGCCAAGGTAATAAAGAGCCATTGCCAAAGAAACTGAGTCCTCCAGAGCCTGGAGAAAATACTCCTCCTGAGCAAAATGCACATCAGACGATGGTAAAGGATGGGAAGAGCAAAGAGGCAGGCTTAGAGACATCTGGGAGTGAGCCCTGCACAGAGGCAAGAGGGAGCAGTGTAGCAGAGTCATCCCCTGTGGTGGGAGGGACACGTCTGGGGCTTCGGGAGACTGAAACACCAGCTCCTGCTTCAGTACGAGTGGCCAAGGAAGAGTCGTCCCCTGTGGTGGGAGGGAAAACTCTGGGGCTTCGGGAGGCTGAAACACCAGCTCCTGCTTCAGTACGAGTGGCCAAGGAAGAGTCGTCCCCTGTGGTGGGAGGGACACCTCTGGGGCTTCGGGAGGCTGAAACACCAGCTCCTGCTTCAGTACAAGTGGCCGAAGAAGAGCCAGTCCCCACTCTTGCAGCGGGGACGTTGGCGGCACAGgaggcactgcctgcagctcacAGCAGTCAAGGGAAGGAGTCTGCTGCAGGGGAGGCCCCGTCtggagcccagctgctgcctcctgcgaGCAAAGCCACGGAAACCAAAAAGGCAGATGGATCTGCCCCACAGGAAGAGTTTCCAGCTAGTGCTTCAGGGGAGGAGAGTGCCAAACAGGTGCCTGTAGTACctcagaggaaggaaggagcagagcaaaCAGGTGCAGCTCCAaaacaggagccagcagcaccttcGGGCACTTTTGAAAGAGGCACTGAGGTTCAGCCACAAGCACCACTGGTCCTGCCAAGCCCCGAGAAACCTCAGGAAATGACTTTGGAGGAGAAGATGCAGCACAAAAACCTTGTTTCCTCCTTGAAGAGCTAcctcctgctgcttttaaaaatgtcagataGCAGCAACAGTGACACAAAAGAAGATGCTGAGCCCAGGGATGAGGAGCAGCCCACTGCAGAGGAAGCTGCGCTCCCAGAGATAGGCATTGCAGGCCTGAGCCCCCGCACCTCAAGGAGAGTTTTGGAGAAGGTACAAAACAACCAGCTCTTCCAGACAGCAGAGAATTTGCCTCTGACACCCAGGACAACCAGGCGGATCACAGGCCTGATTCATGAGGAATTTGTTACCAGCAAAGAGATGCTGGCTTGCAGGCCTGTGCCACCAAAGAGACGTACAAAGGTGGCTCCTGAAGCAGAGGGGTCATCCCAGCTCTCTGTGCCATCCATCGTGGTGGGCAgcatgccagcagcaggagcgggACAGCCTCCTAATAACGCTCCCAATTTGCCTCCAGTGAGCCCTGAGAAAGAGAGCCCTAGTGACCCTTTGGTTGCGCTACCTTGTGCCACGCCAGAGGAGCTTGCTTCTGGGGCGCGTCGCAAAATATACCTGCCAAAAACGAAGcaagctggggaggaagaggaggcaacCCCGGAGAGCCAAGGGCATGCAAGAAGCCCTACTGTTTCACCGCGGCAATCCAGAAAGAGCGCAGCCCTGTTGCAGACACCTGCCCAGGCTCCATCCCCTCCAGCAGAGCAACGCTCGCCAACCCTCATGAGGAAGATGGCCACGTTGGAGGTTCCTAAGCTGTATGATGAACCCACAGGTGACAGCAGCAATGATCCCGAAGTCCCTGAAGATGCTAAGCTAGAAGGGCAGCCAGCAGAATCCAAGAAAGCAAATAACCCATTTAAAGGTAAGGAAAGAGGTAATCCCCATGCAGCACATTTCCCTGTTGCCTATGAAGGGAGCCTGGCCAACCAAGCTGGTGAGAGCCACCTGGGGCCATGTGAGTTTTGTGCATTTGCAGGGTTTTCAACATTGTCTTTTGTCCGCATGAAAGCCCAAAGTGTGCTCCAAGTATTTGCAAAGTCAGATGTAGCTGGGTAAGATGGGCCAGATGCTCATCTGCCCGAGCACAAGAGATGCACAAGCACATCTGCTGCCACCGTTCCCTGCCGCAGTTAGCACAGAGGAGTCAGAGGAAGGCCAGAGGTAGTAGCGCTGAGACTGGCTGTGTCGACAGCCTGGACTTCCCAACCCAAGGGAATGACAGAACTAACTCTCTTGTTCTTGGCCAGCATGCCCCGTTCCTCATGGTGCCTCGTGCTGGTCAGGGCTCCAGTGGGTGTAAGCAGGGTGCACATGCCTCTTCCGCCTCTGTGGTCCATGCTGATGTGTTCCCTGGTGGCAATGACTTAGAAAAAGCTTAATCCTGTTGTTGAGGTGCTTGCAGGAGCCAGCTGATAGCCTCACTGAAATCAGCactcttagaatcatagaatcacttaggttggaaaagacctctaaaatcATAAAGTCCAGTTCTTGCAAAAGTAAGGGTAACCTTACTGAATACCTACCTTAGTAGATAAATGTTTCCTCCTACATTGCCTAGTGTTCTTCTGCTTTGCCTCTGGCTGAGCCCCACTAGGCATTGCAGTGCTGTGCCGTTGAGAATATTTGTACCACTTACATCCCATCATATTTAGAGCTCCGAGACCTTCTCTGGGAAGGCAACGTTGTACCAGGCGACGCTGTGCTGATGTACTTGTGATACCCACCACCTAAGTCCGATGCAGCAGCGCTGGGGTAGGCTGGCctgtccccagagctgcagccagcattGTGTGTCTCACCATCAATCTCTTTGCACCCTGTCCTTAGCTCCGCAGGTGATTCGTAAGATCAGGGCTGAACAATTTTCCGATGCATCAGGAAACCTGAAACTTTGGTGCCAGTTCTTCAATATTTTGAGTGATTCTAAGCTGATGTGGTACAAGGACGAGATCCCTGTAGCAGAAGCACAAAGGAGGTAACCTGCCAGCTCCACTTCATTGTAGTCCTTGTGCATAGCCCTGGGTTCATGTGTTAAATCCAGCTCTGGCCATTGTGTTTACTGTGGTAAAGGTGCCCCTTTTCTTAAGGCTGCATGGGAAGCTCATTGCATGGCACGGTATGTTGTGAACTTTATTTGCTCAGTGCCCTGGGAGGGAGGATTGCTCAGACAGGGAATTGCTGCCCTACTTGTCCTATTGATGCTTCATCTAGAGTCTGGCTCAAGGGCTGATGCTTTGAGTCACGGAGcccaggggagggcaggggctgatCCAGACCTTGGAGAGTGCAGGGAAAGTGTTGTGCCCATCTCAGAGCTTGAAAGCTGGGAGCAAACTACAGAACTGGGACCCCAAGTGAtacaggggaggggagggctggtagctgtgctgggagggcCTGTACACTGCACTTCCATGCAACCAACACTGGCAAGcaccaaaggagaaaaaagtagcTCTGGTTTTGCTCTCCCTACCCCTTGGCACTGCCCTTGCACAGGAAAAGAACTTCTGTGTGGCTTGTATCTGGGATGCTCCTTTGGGTGTGTTATGGAGAACAGCTTGTGCTCAAGCCCAGGTGAGCTCTAGCTTGTGTGAGAACATCATCCACATTGGATGAGATTTGCCTGATGCCTCTAAGAGTCATGTGAGTGAGGATCCTTTAAAATGGGCAGTCAGAAAGAGATGCTTCTGGGGCACCAGTGATGTCCTGCGGCAGATACTTGAGCTGAGGCAGATGGACTAGGAGTGTCCGTTTCCTTCTAGCTGAACAGTGTGGCCAGCTCAGCCGTGGGTCTCGGGATGAATGTCTCACCTCCTTCCTCTGCAACCTGTTATCCCCTTGCCAGTTCACGCTGGCCATGCAAGGCAGAAATGGGCTTTTGGTTCTTGCGGGGAGCAGTCTGCCTGGTGTGCTGCCACCTTGGCCAGGGGATGCCAGCCCAAAGCTTGGTTCTGCAGGTTCATGTTTTATTGGTTCCTTGGAAAGGGAGAGGTTGCAGGATGGGGAGTAGCGTCTGCCCTCACTCCTGAATGGCTGAAAACGTGGCAGGAAGCTGGACACCTCTGTGTTTGGCTTCCAGCTATCTCATCCAGACAAGCATTTATTAGCCAGATACAGCCCTGACCTAGCCACACTCAGAGGCAACCACCTTTATCAGCATGTAGCCCAACCCTGGCCAGAGTTTGCAGGGCTTGCCTGGGAGATGTGCACATCCGTGAGTATGAAGGGCAAGCCTCCTGATGCCGTGAGGTGCCAGGGGAGCAGCTAGGAtgctcctgccttcctgcatGCCCACAGGCTGGCTTCCTTTCCAGCCCTCTGCCTGCCCTCCAAAGTCAGCACGGTGCCCACCGCAGCGCCCTGGCTGGTGACGGGGCTCCAGGTGTCCCCATGCACTGCATGAGGCTGACACCTTGCTCTGATTTCTTCCAGTGCTGGCGATGAGGGCCAGGCAGCCTTGGCCATCGTGCAGGCATCCCAGAAGGACTGCGGGGTCTACCGCTGTGTGATCAGCAATGAGTACGGCACTGACTCCACAGATTTCCTGCTCAGCCCGGAAGGTAAGGAGCCTTCAGCAGCCTGGTGGGCTCTTACAGCTGCCAGGGTGTGCGGTGGGGTGGCATGGCGAGCCACAGGGAGGGtttggtgctgggctgcagagcGGGAGCCCTGCAAGCCACCTTGGCAAGGTGCATCTGCCTCCACGTGCTGCTTTGTGAGCAATTCGTGCCTTCCTCCTTGCCATCCCTCCGTGTGGAAGTGTGTGGGCCCTGAGGCAGGATGGGATCCTGGCTGAACCCTGACTCCTCTCCTGCTTTGTGTCTCCTCCAGTGCTGTCAGGATTTATCTTGCGGGAAGAGATCGAAGGTAAGGGTGATGTGCTGACAAGCTGCTGCCCCCACCACCCCACCTTGCTGTGGTGTGGGCAGGACGTGCCTGCGTTGTCCCTTCTCACCATCTCTTCCCTCCACCAGTTGGAGAGGAGATCGAGATGACGCCCATGGTGTTTGCGAAGGGCTTGGCTGACTCAGGCTACTGGGGGGATAAGTTCTTCGGGCGTGTGGTGAGTGAGGACATGGAAGTGGGTGCTGGCTTCCTGCGCAAAGCCTGCCGTGCGAGAGCCATCTACGGCCTAGAGCCCATCTTCGAGTCCGGCCACACCTGCGTCATCAAAGTGCACAATTTTATTGTCTTTGGGACCAAGAATGAGAACAGCCTCCTCGAGAAGAACTATGATATCACCATACAGGTGGGCACTGCAGGCTGGCACTCTTGTGGGGAGACCCCACTTTTTCCCCATCTGTTGGCACCATGGTCCCCAGCTCTATGCctgctttctttatttccttccagtttTTGAATGCTTTGGATGGGTCAAGCCATATCCCTGTGGGCTTCAGCCCTTCTCTCTGAGCAACTCAGAGCTGCTCAGAGCTTTCCTGACACTTATCCTTTGACTGCTGGGACAGGGGAACAACTGGGAGTGGGCCCAAGGGATGCTTTCCCAGGAGGGGGGTCCCAGGGCTTTGTTGCAGGCTGGTTGGCACAAGGAGGGACAGGGCCCTGACTCTCCTGCTTGAATCTCCAGGAATGTAAAATCCAGAACTCTAGCCGTGAGTACTGCAAGATCTTTGCTGCTGAGGCACGAGCCGTCCCTGATTTTGGAGCAGTGCCTGAGTAAGTagggtgctgcagccccttggGCTTGACAGTGGGGCAGAGCTTCTTGGGAGATGGTGGGAGGGTTCTCCATGGGGCACTGGGGACATACCAGAGGGCAGCAACTTCTTCTCCTACTCTCAAGCAGGAGACGTTTGGGGGGAAGGCAAAAGCCAGAGACTGATGTGTGGATCTCCATTTGCTGAGCTGGGAAAGCTGGTGCTTACCCCAGCTGTGTGCTACCACACAGGATAATTCCTCTGTACCTGATTTACCGACCGGCCAACAACATCCCTTACGCCACGATGGAGGAGGACCTGGGTGGGCCCTGTGAGCAGTACTGTGTCACCGAGAGAGATGGCAGCTTGGTGGCACGAGGCACCTCGGAGATTGTGCTCAAATGCTGTGCCTTCCAGCATTGGGTATACCAGTGGACGAATGGAAACATCCTTGTGACTGACATGGAAGGTAAAGGGATATTCCCACCCAATTCCCGTGGCCCTTCACCACTCATGGGCTTGCAAAAGGAGGAGAACTAGCCCCAGCCTTGCCCTCCTGACTGTTTCCCGATGTGCCTTGGAGCCCTGCTTCAAGGGTGATGAGCTGCCCTTGGCTCCAGTGCCCATCCTTGCCTGGGCAGGGACTGGTTGTCCTCCCTTTCATTGCAGGAGTGGGCTGGAAGATGACCAATGTGCGGATAGCTACCAACCTCAAAGGGTGAGTGACCCTCCAGATGGTGGCATAGGGTGGCCTCATGCTCCCCAGCTCCGCTGCTTGCGTGGTGTGGGGCACGATAGTAAGCGCGGCCGGGCTCCATCCTCGCCATCCGGTGGGACGTCTCTGAGCACGAGGTGAGGCTGAGTGTGTCTGTGTTGGCAGGTACCAGGGGCTGAAGGAAAGCTGCTTCCCCTCCCTGTTGGAGCAATTCGCAGCCACTCACCAGTGCAACCATTACTGCAGCATCCTGGGCCTGAAGACTCTGGAGCCAGCCAAACCCAAGGGCCCCAAGAGCCCCTCCACAGGCAGGAAATCAGCCCAGTCCAGCCCCCAGCTTCCGAAGAAGGGGATGGCGAGTCCCCAGGGCACCCGGAAGGCTACTGTGAGCCCCAGGAGCTCCCGGAGAGCAGTGGAAGCAGGGGAGGCCCAAGCAGCCTCCAAACTCAGGTCTGGAGAGGGCAGCGGGTCTGGTTGCCCGCAGTAGTCGGAGCTGCGGCCGTGGGAACCCCCACTCCGCCCACCAGCCCAAGCAGCCGGAGGGCAGCGTGCGACCgcgtgctgcagctgctctcatCCCTTTGCTCCTGCCCCGGCTCGTCACGTTTGTGTTGTGTGGTGTGTGCTAGCGCAAGCCACTCGGCTGGCTTCGCAGCAGGGCCGGCACAGCTGTGGGCATTGCGGCACCCACCCGTGGGCCCCCTCTCACAGACCTCTCTATAGAAGCTGCGTGGGGCTGTGCACGCCCCTGCACTGGGACTTGCTTTCCACTCCTGCCTCTTTCCATTTGGCTTGCTTGAACTGGTGCATTCAAGACATGGGCCGTCAGAACAGCTGCCTCAGGCTTTGCCTATACCGTGCCTCATTCCTGGCGGTGTCCCAGGAGCCGACCAGGAGTATGGGCTCTCCTCCTGGCTCCCAGCTCTtttctgctcccccagcacgTGTCACCACTCCTGTCCGTCTTCATGTCCTCCGTAAAGCCCAGACAGTGCTCGGTGTCAGGGGTGTGAACCAAACCAGAGCCTGACTGGTCCTTTGCATGCtgatttaaattgttttgctgCAGTGGGGTTTAGCGGTGAGCTGCAGCACTTGTGCTTGCCTGCTGCTATTGCTTGGGGTTCTGGGGTGCAGGCCAGCCCCGTGGCAGGGTGCTGGTGtcagtgccagcagctgcatgGGGCCAGAGTTGCACCCCTCTCCTGGCCTCTCTGGCCGGGTGGGTGCTGAGGGCAGTGGTGCTGCTACAGGTAAGGATGCTCTACCTCACATGGGGCGCCCAGGAGTGGGGCATTGCTGGCCGCGTGTGGTTAGCGTCACCCCTGCTTGGCGCAGTTACCCCAGTGGCAGTgtctgcccctgtccctgctgccctggtgCCAGACAGAGGTCAGTTCTGGGCCCCAGGGCCGTGTGCTCTGGCCGTGGTGGGAGGCATCGACGAGTGGGCAGCGGTGCTCCTACTGCGAAGTAAAGCTCCCCACAGTGGGACAAGCCTCCTTCGTCTCACCCCATCACCTTCCCTAGGGCTTTGGAGAGGCGTGCTGGGTGACAGCAGTGCCACACCTAAGCATGGTGAGGGTGGTGGCATCCGAAACGGTGACTcgctgcagcctggcagaggagggaaggggctgggctgggagtgAGGTATGCTCCAGTGCCCTGGTGCTGTCGTCAGATCATTGTAAAATAATGATGTACATACATGGCCGCCTTGGCAAATGGGTGTGCTCGAGTGCAATAAAGTGAGAAGGACTGGCCTGTTCCCCGGCGCTGTGGTCGCTATGGAAAAGATGAACCCAAGCACGGCGGGACGGGGAGGCTTGTGtctggggaaggaagcagcTTCAGCTGACAGCTTTACCCCATCTACGCCTGttgtggggagaggagaggggctggggctgggcccgGGCCCTGAAGCTGGCACCTGGTGAAGGCTCGGCTTGCAAGGTTTGCAGCAAAAAACAGCTATGGGGAGCTTCAGTCATGGGTACGTACAGCCTGAGGTTTATTTTGGAGCAGTTCCCCTGTGTCCAAGGGGCCAACACCCAGGGCTGCTGGTTGCAAGGTGCATGGTGCTGTCTTTCACTGGAGTGGAGAAGACCAGACACACATATCCATGCTGGTTTTTTTCGTGCCTCTGGGACTGGCACGTGCAGACCCCGATGTCCCTTTGAGCCGGCAGCAGCCTGTGAGTTTCAGGGTTCACCATGTGCAGGATGTGTGGTTGTAGTGCCCGCAGCACTGCATCAGGCATTGCACGCTTTCCGCCTGGCCATCCCAGACTCCAGTGAAGGAGAGTGTCCCATTCTCCAGCACCGtgctgaaaggagagagaggcaCGATCAGGCCTAGAGCCACCCTACCACCCCCATCCCAAAACTGATGGTTCAGAGGCTCACGCCGGGCTCCTCATCCTCCCAGATGAGAGAGCCAGAGAGCTGGCTTGCTGGGTGCCGACTGTGCCCAGCTGCCTGAGGGTGAAGGAGATGGGATGTGCGTGCGAGCTACACGAGCCAGTCCCATCCCAGCCCTGTCTGCCACCCCCATGCACACGGGTCCCCAGGCAAGACCACATAGCTCCAGACCCTTCCCAGGGCCCGGCCACACACCTACCTAGCAAAGAGTTGCTTGCAGCACGTGTATATGGGGTAGCTGGTAGAGGTGAAGTTGGTGGTGCTGAGGAAGGTCACGCAGTCGCTCACCTCCTTTGGCATGTACATGAGGCCTGCGGGACAAGGCCTCGTGGTTTGGTCTCTGAGGGACCACACACTCAAATCCCACACCCTGACCAAGCTTGCACACCCAGTCCCATGCACCACATCctcccagctggctgcagcagtgggagCTCCTCACAATGCCTCAAAATCCACCCTTGAAATATCCCAGTTGCAGCCCAGATGAGGGTGAGGAGCCCCAGCAGAGCAATGGGATTTGGGGGATGCTGACAAACTGCCacagcagggagagggcagagggTTTAGAGGCCCTGTCAGAGCCATGGGGGCGGCAGCCAGCCTTCCTACACCTGCACCAGCATTCGTAGGGGTGTTCAGTCCTTTGCCCGTTCTCCCCAGGGACCTACCTGCCAGGCAGGAGTTGAGCATGGAGACGCAGATGCCGGTGAGCAGGGCTCGCAGCACAACGGAGGCAAAGTCGCCCTTGCGGTGGGGAACAAGGGAGGCTGCGGGGACAAAGCAGAGAATAGGGCAAGTCAGATCCTTGCTCTGCTTCTGGCCCCAGTCAGGGACACAGAAGAGACATGTCCCAGGTCCCCATCTGGCTCTGCCATCCAGTGCCCTGCCCAGCCACGCTGGTGTAACATCGTGTTTGGTGGTCCTGGCCATGGCCCAGCCTGTCTGCCCAGCCTATGGTGGGGGGTGTTGGCAGAGTGCCGTGCCCGCCCTGCACCCGTGAGGGATCAGTCAGAGCCCTTTGGGCTGGAGTCTCTGTTCCTTGCTTTGAACTTTGGATTTTGAACCTCTGTTCATGGTGGCACCTCAGCTTGTGGGACGTGCAGGTGACCTTGCCCATGGTACGCTGCAAAATCATCTGTATCTCATGTAAGTCCCATTCCTTAGCTGCGTGCTATCAGAGACTGAACGCTGAGGCTTGAAGGCAGCAAATTCCTTCCGCCCACAGGTCCCATTGCCCCATGCCCAAGCCCCCAGGACATGGGTCACACTCACTCAGGCCTCCCAGCATGATCCCGATGGAGCTGAGGTTGGCGAATCCACAGAGTGCAAAGGTGCTGATGATCTCAGCACGCTCCTGGAGGGCACAAAGGCAGGGGACAGTCacctcagcccagcagcagccccacagcactcTGTGCTGAGCACCATGTTGTAGCTCCCAGCCCAGCTAGCCGGGATGGAGATAAGTCCCCACCCCAATCCTTTctacttcagcttttttttggcagcaagGAGGCAAGGGAGGGACAGCCTGCCTGTGGAAGAGGTCGGGCTGGCACCATGGGGGAGGCCCTACAGCATCATGATCTGCCCTGCCGGAGAGCAGAACCAGTGGGACGTGACTTCAGTGGGTCCTTCAGGATGACCCCGAACCCAGTAGTGAGTGGACTCTAGTCTAGTTGGCTGTAGGTGTCCTCCCATCCCCCTAACCATCACTCCCCTGCCAGGCCCCGTGCCctgtttcagctggctccatcACTGCCCCGTGCCCGGCGGGGTGGCAGTTGCCCTCACAGATATCCACTGCTTCTGGCCCCCGTTCCACTCCTCCAGGCCTTCCAGCCGATTCTTCTTGTATGTGGCCAGCTGCTGGTATGCCACGAACTCGTTCAGGAAGATCTTGATCCCCAGGAGCTCGGCCACCAGTGGTGAGTCTGCCCAGTCTGCCCCCATGAGAAAGGCCACGGGCATGAGGACGTAGGAGCAGATCATCTGGGAAGAGCGCACCAGGAGGGAGCAACGCAGAGCTGAGCCTCTGTGTAGCCCCCAGCTTGGGCACCCGCTGCCAGCGTTTGCCAAGCACCAGCAAGGTGAACGCTAGGCAAGGAGGAGTCTCAGCAGTCTACTGAGGCAGCGGGCAAAGGTGGGGATGGGCAGGGGATTTGGGAATACCTGAAAGGAGAGGCCTTTGATGTCCACCATCTCCCCGAACCAGAGTAAGGCAGCATTGATGAACTCCAGCACCGCCAAGAAGGCAATGAGGTTGGCTGCGATGTTGGCCACGAGCCCCACCGAGGCAGCAGCCCCACTGCTAGCAGCTTCCAGGATGTTCTGCTCTTCCCTGGGAGAAAAAAGACCCAGACAGGCTCACGTGGCCAGGCACCTCCAGTGTGAGGTTGGTCTTGCTCTGTGGATGTACTGTGCTGTCTGCATGCCACAGGGTCTCCCAACCTTCTGCCACCTGCAAGACCCGAATTACTCCCGCAACTTCCCTGCTGTGGCAGGATGTGTGCGACCTCACTGCCCCATCCCTCTGCTCCCACTCACCCACTGGAGATGTGGATGCTTTCTTTGCCCTTGAACTTGGACTCTTCCACTTCAGGGTAGACCAGTTTGGACATAGCAAGGGCACAGGGTGCAGCCATCACGGAGGCTGCAATCAGTGATGCTGCGTCTATCTGCAACAGGCAGACCGTGGGCTCAGGCGCTGCACCTCCGTGCAAGGCTGCACAGGGCTGCCCCAAGACATGGCCAGCAAGGGCCAGCAACACCTGGAGCAGTGCAGGGCTCTCTGTTTGCTCAGGGTCGGAAAGTGTCTCTGCATTTCCCATCTTGGCCATTGAGGATGTGTAGGTCTGGATGGAGACATTGCTGGAGCCGCAGCAATCATAACCTCAGAGATGTTAATCTGTTGTTGTCTGACTTAATCTTGATGATTTTtgtcccctccctgtccctttCTATCATTATCAGAGCAATAAGTTGTGCAACATTGTGAACTTCTACCCCCGACGAACAGCCAAgctcccagcaggagcagcgtATTACCATAACAGCCTTGTCTcacccctcccctgccctctgcGTGgcaatttctcatttctctgtgctttcacCCTTGGCTCCCTCCTTAAGGAGCttaattaatgtttaaataGCAGTAGCTCAGCCAGAAGGTCAAGGGGAAGGTTTATTCCCCATTATGGAGCACTGATGAGGCCACATCTGGGCACCATGTCCATCTCTGAGACAACGATGAACTGGTGAGAGCATTCCCAGAGGGCTGCGGCACAGGACAGCCAAGGagatgctggaggagctgggcttgttcgGCTGGGAGAAAAGAGAGCTGAGCAGGTGGGAGCTGCAGTTCCCATGTACTTAGAAGGGGGCTGAAGGGAAGACACTTCTCAGAGGTGCCTGGTGAAAAGGTGAGAAGCACAGTACAGGTTGCTGTGGGGAAATTCCTGCtggacataaggaaaaaaatgttcccagTGAATTGGGGCATCCGTGGGGCAGACCAGAGAGGTGTGGGGGGGTAATGATAACCTGGATG is part of the Cygnus atratus isolate AKBS03 ecotype Queensland, Australia chromosome 11, CAtr_DNAZoo_HiC_assembly, whole genome shotgun sequence genome and encodes:
- the ALPK3 gene encoding LOW QUALITY PROTEIN: alpha-protein kinase 3 (The sequence of the model RefSeq protein was modified relative to this genomic sequence to represent the inferred CDS: deleted 1 base in 1 codon), giving the protein MPAVIDRAGSGAAAGRGSRSPAAAMGSPRRALSNSYAGNGRLSPPLRPGSVEGAEEAESAAWASRPNRRSYLLSIRPQNRSTFCAIISQLTEETQPLFETTIKSRSVSEDSDARFTCIVTGYPQPEVTWYKDDEEMDRYCGLPKYEIFRHGNRHTLQLYKCREEDAGIYQASARNNKGIVSCSGVLEVGTMTEFKIHQKWFAKIKRKAEEKLREIEQSKKRGKENVEVEKNVQGMSPDRLQRKRRLARDLNLRSGASLWEKEDAAKVHVGDSQSRFHEAELKEQSVNTMTGLPNKLVAPLKAEVTTNGDACLGSAEENGNGFLAYIYETVEDLVAKPMAKDSAAKKKKKVEDAPAAKQEVSKREESGRDRTKPSANPRFAPPVPLRRSAHLRGANDQEVENIPKIKESGKAVNQDAKINGDVHFSLKEMYFDNQVKAAAEKEEAGAKEEAAREAALQPAGVSRQTEGASPSSKVSKAGPAPPEGRKSQHTAQKSEGHKAVGPEVAGAVGRCASDLKHPVSGPTVDTGQQANKLEESKKETPVCQETRGSGKRTNPRLRPQEPPKPPPADHTQPHKEHPPSRKQSEGHSHTLEGREAQQGLSNQNVKSQGNKEPLPKKLSPPEPGENTPPEQNAHQTMVKDGKSKEAGLETSGSEPCTEARGSSVAESSPVVGGTRLGLRETETPAPASVRVAKEESSPVVGGKTLGLREAETPAPASVRVAKEESSPVVGGTPLGLREAETPAPASVQVAEEEPVPTLAAGTLAAQEALPAAHSSQGKESAAGEAPSGAQLLPPASKATETKKADGSAPQEEFPASASGEESAKQVPVVPQRKEGAEQTGAAPKQEPAAPSGTFERGTEVQPQAPLVLPSPEKPQEMTLEEKMQHKNLVSSLKSYLLLLLKMSDSSNSDTKEDAEPRDEEQPTAEEAALPEIGIAGLSPRTSRRVLEKVQNNQLFQTAENLPLTPRTTRRITGLIHEEFVTSKEMLACRPVPPKRRTKVAPEAEGSSQLSVPSIVVGSMPAAGAGQPPNNAPNLPPVSPEKESPSDPLVALPCATPEELASGARRKIYLPKTKQAGEEEEATPESQGHARSPTVSPRQSRKSAALLQTPAQAPSPPAEQRSPTLMRKMATLEVPKLYDEPTGDSSNDPEVPEDAKLEGQPAESKKANNPFKAPQVIRKIRAEQFSDASGNLKLWCQFFNILSDSKLMWYKDEIPVAEAQRSAGDEGQAALAIVQASQKDCGVYRCVISNEYGTDSTDFLLSPEVLSGFILREEIEVGEEIEMTPMVFAKGLADSGYWGDKFFGRVVSEDMEVGAGFLRKACRARAIYGLEPIFESGHTCVIKVHNFIVFGTKNENSLLEKNYDITIQECKIQNSSREYCKIFAAEARAVPDFGAVPEIIPLYLIYRPANNIPYATMEEDLGGPCEQYCVTERDGSLVARGTSEIVLKCCAFQHWVYQWTNGNILVTDMEGVGWKMTNVRIATNLKGYQGLKESCFPSLLEQFAATHQCNHYCSILGLKTLEPAKPKGPKSPSTGRKSAQSSPQLPKKGMASPQGTRKATVSPRSSRRAVEAGEAQAASKLRSGEGSGSGCPQ